A segment of the Streptomyces sp. XD-27 genome:
ATTCCACCGAGCTGATCCCGCTATCAGGAAGCGCACGTACGAGGAGTCGCACCTCCGACTGGAAGCCAAGCTCGGAGCTGGGGGGGGTATCCGCCATGCGCGCATCGTGCCGTCCGCTCGTGCTGAGGCCGGACGCTGAGGTTCCCGGCCGAAAATGCGGTCGGGAGCCCGAGGGTGGTGCGTGGCCGCAGCGAGCATGTCGCCGTCGACGGCCGTCGCGGCCCCTCCCTATGATCCGCGCATGGCAGATAGCGAGCCCGGGCCCGCCAGGCCGGTGGGCCACACGCAAGGGGCCGGGCCCCGCCTCCTCCGGTCACAGTCGCTCATGTCTCGCGGATCCGCCCTGGCCGTTGCGGCCATGGCTGTGGTCTGTGCCGTTCCCACACTCACGGGGAGCGTTCGGGCTTCGGCACCTGCTGACGACGCCGATGCCGTGCGGGCGCAGAAGAAGCCGTGGATCATCGCGCACCGTGCGGGCACCAGCGACTATCCCGAGAACACCCTGCTGGCCATCGAGGAATCCTTGAAGGCCGGAGTGGACGGCGAGTGGCTGAGTGTGCAGGCGACCAAGGACGGTGTTCCCGTCCTGTACCGGCCCGCTGACCTCTCCGCCCTGACCGACGGATCCGGTGCCGTCTCCAGTAAGACCCTTGCGGAACTGGCCGACCTCAATGCCGGCTACGCGTTCAAAAGCCCCGACGGCACCTATCCCTACCGCTCCCGCCCGGTCCGCATTCCCACACTAGAGGCCGCTCTGGAGGCCGTCCCTGCGGGCAAGCAGGTCTACCTGGACCTCAAGCAGGCACCCGCCTGGCATGTCGTCGACGCCGTGACACGCGTGCTCGACGCGACGAAGGCGTGGGACCGCGTCAGGCTGTACTCCACCGATGCCCAGGTCACCTCGCTGCTTGAGCGGATCCCCGGGGCGCAGGTGGCGGAGTCTCGCGACGCCACACGGCAGCGGCTGGCCGAAGTCGCCCTGGAACACACCTGCAGGAGCGCACCCGCGGCCGGCGCCTGGGCAGGATTCGAACTCAAACGCCAGATGAGCCTTCAGGAGAAGTTCACCCTCGGCACCGGCGACGCAACCGTCACCGCGCAGCTGTGGACACCCGAATCCGTGCGCTGCTTCCGCTCCCACGGCCGCACACCGATCGTCATGCTCGGCGTCAACACCCCCACCGACCTGCGCAACGGCACTCGTCTCGGCGCCACCGCCGTCGTCGTCGACTCTCCCCGTACCATGCTCCGGCCCAGCCAGTAGCCGTACAGTCTCTCTGGCTGGCGGGCCATCTGGAACACCGTGAACGATGAGGCGTGCGGGCGCTGGCGCAGCGGTCAGGTGTCGGGGACGAGGTGGCTGCACAGGTCGTTGACCGTGCCGTCTGCATCGTGCACGAAAGACCCGTCGCAGCCTCCTGATCAGTTGGAGAAGACGTAGTGCTGTTCCCGCCCCAAGGTCCAACGGCACTACGTCGCGTCTGCCGGTGCGGGGCCGTTCCTTCCGCGGCAGGCGGTAGGAACGACCCCGCAAGACCCAGGAAGATGTGAGCTGCGCCACACCTCAAGGGACTCAGTGGCGCCTAAGGCGCGTCCTACTGGCCCTACTTGGCACGTCTCCGTGGAATGGATCTCTACGATTCGACGACCATTCAATTACTCATGGGTAAGGAAGGTGCCAGAGACCTGACAACTCGGGCATAGCACGGTATCCGTTGAAGGTGGCACGGGAGTCGCTCGGCCTCTCCCAGCTCGGCTACGCGAGGCTGATCGCCAGGGCCCACGACGAACTCGGCTTCGGCTCACGGATGGTCAAGACCCGCCATACGGTCTCGCATTGGGAGGCCGGGCGGAACGAACCCGAACTCACCGCACAGCTCGCCATCGCCCGCATCCACCACGTCCCCGAGGAGGAGGTGTGCGACTCGGCTGGCCGCACTGGCTGCACCTGGCCACCGACGACGCCGCGTTGCTGAGGCCGCTGTGGACACCCCAGGGCGCCATCGATGCCCTGCACAGCACGGCCCGGCTCGCCGAGGCGCGACCCCGGGCCTACCTCACCGTCACCGGCCCCGTCCTCGACTCCCAGATCAGGAAGTCACTCGCCGTCCTGGCCGACCCCCAGCCGCCACCCACCCGCGACGGACGCCCCGTCACCCCCGACACCCTGGCCGGGATCGAAGCCCGTATCGAAACACTCGAACTCCAGGAGATAGCGACATCGGCCACCCCCGATGACCCTGTACTTCGCCGCCCGCGCAGAACACCAGCTGGTCGCCAGACTCCTGACCACCCACGGCTACGACCAGCAGACCGGGACCTGGCTGCTCCTCCTTGCCGCACGCACCCGCCGCGCTGTGCGAATGGCTGGATCGGGCCACCAGCACACTGGCCGCCCAGTGCCGTCGCGCC
Coding sequences within it:
- a CDS encoding glycerophosphodiester phosphodiesterase family protein; translated protein: MRAQKKPWIIAHRAGTSDYPENTLLAIEESLKAGVDGEWLSVQATKDGVPVLYRPADLSALTDGSGAVSSKTLAELADLNAGYAFKSPDGTYPYRSRPVRIPTLEAALEAVPAGKQVYLDLKQAPAWHVVDAVTRVLDATKAWDRVRLYSTDAQVTSLLERIPGAQVAESRDATRQRLAEVALEHTCRSAPAAGAWAGFELKRQMSLQEKFTLGTGDATVTAQLWTPESVRCFRSHGRTPIVMLGVNTPTDLRNGTRLGATAVVVDSPRTMLRPSQ
- a CDS encoding helix-turn-helix transcriptional regulator → MARESLGLSQLGYARLIARAHDELGFGSRMVKTRHTVSHWEAGRNEPELTAQLAIARIHHVPEEEVCDSAGRTGCTWPPTTPRC